A stretch of Coccidioides posadasii str. Silveira chromosome 2, complete sequence DNA encodes these proteins:
- the DPH2 gene encoding Diphthamide biosynthesis protein 2 (BUSCO:281299at4751~EggNog:ENOG410PH60~COG:J~BUSCO:5863at33183): MASSLEVAPVLSTPDDHILEATDPLVTPRTADQVSDEELRITYDIERTIRDIKQGRWRRIALQFPDEMLPDAPRVFQLLSRGLESVDLPSQSNGHKAAENEHSCACGKPGHRIAKATDLDDVTQSIANNLNVHEPRGGQKPKLYILGDTSYGTCCVDEVAAEHVSADVVIHYGRACLSPTARLPVIHIFTHRQLDHDPILAAFEETYPNKDEKVLFVADVTFADHVELITSRLVQEKGYTNTFPTGLIHDPSSPVPNRTVPESVRENPESLKDWQLFHISTPPTALLLTLSSRVASIRIYPTDQGSSVSNQAPKPLLASTAATLRRRYAILTSLSTVPIFGILINTLSVKHYLHIVEHVQKQIAAAGKKSYLFVVGKLNAAKVANFSEIGGWVVIGCWESSLVDSTDFWKPVITPYELEIALQKDTERVWTGEWRSDYQVLLDAAKGGKGDQSDGCPMKTAGPDSQTDYETRNDEDDSFSDPESAPPEFDLRTGKYVSVSSTRPMQSSYAPVHTRTRGPVEAGVSKVLAKRVNGDLATIAGVVSPGAQYLRSNRTWSGLGSDFTIRYEEDDRVTERGSAVVEGRSGIARGYTVGEDLGRR, encoded by the coding sequence TTCTCTGGAAGTTGCGCCGGTTCTTTCCACTCCAGATGACCACATCCTCGAAGCGACTGATCCCCTCGTTACCCCGCGGACAGCCGACCAGGTGTCGGATGAAGAACTACGCATTACCTATGACATAGAGCGGACAATAAGGGATATTAAGCAAGGAAGATGGCGGAGGATTGCGCTACAATTCCCAGATGAGATGCTCCCGGATGCTCCGCGAGTATTTCAGCTCTTAAGCCGGGGCCTAGAATCAGTCGATCTCCCATCGCAATCGAATGGACATAAAGCCGCTGAGAATGAACATTCCTGCGCTTGTGGAAAGCCAGGACACAGGATAGCGAAGGCTACGGATCTAGATGATGTCACACAATCCATCGCGAATAATTTGAATGTCCATGAGCCCAGGGGCGGGCAGAAACCGAAGCTGTACATCCTCGGAGACACCTCCTACGGAACATGCTGCGTGGACGAAGTTGCCGCTGAGCACGTTAGTGCCGATGTTGTGATCCATTACGGCAGAGCGTGTCTATCTCCCACCGCGAGATTACCTGTCATCCATATTTTCACTCATAGACAGCTCGATCATGACCCGATCCTCGCTGCGTTTGAAGAAACCTATCCCAACAAAGACGAAAAGGTTCTCTTTGTCGCGGATGTCACATTTGCAGACCATGTTGAGTTGATAACTTCCAGGTTGGTGCAGGAAAAAGGGTATACAAATACCTTTCCTACTGGCCTCATACATGATCCGTCGTCTCCCGTTCCAAACAGAACGGTTCCTGAGTCGGTTAGAGAGAACCCAGAAAGCCTGAAGGACTGGCAGCTATTCCATATATCAACCCCGCCAACAGCCCTACTTTTAACACTATCATCTCGGGTCGCGTCTATCCGTATATATCCTACTGATCAAGGATCTTCTGTTTCAAATCAGGCGCCAAAGCCGCTTTTGGCCTCTACGGCGGCTACACTCCGCCGGAGATACGCAATTTTGACTTCTCTCAGCACGGTTCCCATTTTTGGAATCCTTATAAATACGCTTAGCGTCAAGCATTATCTGCACATTGTGGAACATGTACAGAAGCAGATTGCTGCGGCTGGAAAGAAAAGTTACTTATTTGTTGTGGGCAAGTTGAACGCCGCCAAAGTGGCCAATTTCAGCGAGATAGGCGGATGGGTGGTCATTGGATGCTGGGAGAGCTCACTTGTGGACAGTACGGACTTTTGGAAGCCGGTAATCACGCCTTATGAGTTAGAGATCGCCCTGCAGAAAGACACGGAGCGAGTTTGGACTGGAGAGTGGCGAAGTGATTACCAGGTCCTACTGGATGCTGCGAAAGGCGGCAAGGGTGATCAATCAGATGGATGTCCTATGAAGACCGCTGGGCCCGATAGTCAAACGGATTATGAAACACGCAACGATGAGGATGATAGTTTTTCAGATCCCGAATCCGCACCTCCAGAATTTGATCTCCGCACTGGAAAATATGTGTCTGTATCCAGCACTCGACCGATGCAATCGTCATATGCCCCGGTGCACACACGAACACGTGGTCCTGTTGAGGCCGGTGTATCCAAGGTGCTCGCTAAAAGGGTAAATGGAGATCTCGCGACGATTGCTGGAGTTGTATCGCCTGGTGCTCAGTATCTGAGGTCAAATCGAACTTGGAGCGGACTGGGAAGCGATTTTACCATTCGGTATGAGGAGGATGACAGGGTGACCGAGAGAGGAAGCGCGGTTGTTGAAGGGCGCAGTGGCATTGCTCGAGGTTACACTGTTGGTGAAGATTTGGGGCGCCGATAG